One region of Vibrio pelagius genomic DNA includes:
- the recC gene encoding exodeoxyribonuclease V subunit gamma yields MFTVYHSNKVDTLKILLVHLIKSDPLANPFDKEQILVQSPGMSQWLKMELAKEFGVAANIDFPLPATFIWEMFTQVLPDVPKRSAFNKEAMTWKLMSILPAKLDHPDFLPLQRYLENDTDSSKLYQLAEKIADIFDGYLVYRPEWMAAWEAGEPVAELQDADGQQEHPWQPILWQALYEQTLSQDQSKYHRGNLYHDFIEALAQQKDQLSHLPKRLFVFGISSLPPRYMDALKAMGEHIDVHLMFTNPCQHYWGDIRDRKYLARVEAQRRKQFALVEGSPQLEGEVSPLKDGLEANVEDELHTSQAVGNSLLASMGKLGRDNLFLLSQSECEEHEFFIDVERDSLLHQLQADILELEEHQDDHMLDSSEHKQSIAVGDRSLTVHACHSPMREVEVLHDQLLAMFDNDPNLKPRDIIVMVADINAYSPAIQAVFGNAPGERYIPYSISDRTADQESPILTAFMQLVALPKSRCLASELLELLEIPAMMARFDIDEYQFEQAKQWVEEAGIRWGVDGSTATEFDLPETQQNTWLFGIQRMLLGYAMSESAGLFETADSSIAAYDEVQGMSAELAGKLAHFIDRIAYYRQRLNQSQSIERWRETLLNLIDDFFSVELEGEVVLKSIRDALGQLNEQLDDALYEQDLSPSIVYQYLNNKLSGARISQRFLAGQVNFCTLMPMRSIPFKTVCLLGMNDGVYPRSMPPEGFDLMNGRTRPGDRSRRDDDRYLFLEAMLSAQESLYISYVGRSIQDNTERVPSVLVSELIEYCEQNYCLQGDEALGSDESGRKLSQAQMFEHTMTPFSPSAFMPDQDNSQLSYAREWLPAANRAGERSGEFNRALEDYLAGATYPLELDLVELQRFWRLPVQYFFNRRLKVVFEPPLPVMEDDEPFVLNGLESYQLKDALLQVLIDNPQSPDEAIRHFVAKQKAQGRLPVGAFGDIEFETNRVQAEELAKEIQFVTGAPKEDLEVNITIDSLGEGKPVKLIGWLTHNYQSGLVRYRSGKIRAQDYLAAWIDHLCCNVMGNPQTTHIIGYDKKEGVVHLTLSPLSDVQTAKQTLGELVRLFYQGMTQPLPYFPKTALAGVEAGFSRGKWVDDEEKSLKKMADTFNDSYAFTGEGRDSYISRIWPKWDDTLAAEARLYSTLVMQAARLAAIDPNDQE; encoded by the coding sequence TTGTTTACTGTCTACCATTCCAATAAAGTTGATACTTTAAAAATCCTTCTCGTTCACTTAATCAAAAGTGACCCTCTGGCTAACCCATTCGACAAAGAGCAGATCTTGGTACAAAGCCCGGGTATGTCTCAGTGGCTTAAAATGGAGCTGGCAAAAGAGTTTGGTGTTGCCGCAAACATCGATTTTCCTCTTCCTGCTACTTTCATCTGGGAGATGTTTACCCAGGTTCTTCCTGATGTTCCCAAGCGCAGTGCCTTTAACAAAGAGGCGATGACGTGGAAGCTGATGAGTATTCTGCCTGCTAAGCTCGATCATCCTGATTTTTTGCCACTGCAGCGCTATTTGGAAAACGATACAGATAGCTCTAAGCTGTACCAATTGGCTGAGAAAATTGCCGATATTTTTGATGGTTATTTGGTGTATCGACCAGAGTGGATGGCGGCTTGGGAAGCGGGTGAACCTGTGGCTGAGTTGCAAGACGCGGATGGTCAACAAGAGCATCCGTGGCAGCCGATCTTGTGGCAGGCTCTGTATGAGCAAACACTATCCCAAGATCAATCAAAGTATCACCGTGGTAACTTGTACCATGACTTTATTGAAGCGCTCGCACAGCAGAAAGATCAGCTTTCCCACCTTCCGAAGCGGTTGTTTGTATTTGGTATCTCATCACTACCACCACGCTATATGGATGCCCTCAAAGCGATGGGTGAACACATTGATGTTCATTTGATGTTCACCAATCCATGTCAGCACTATTGGGGCGATATTCGTGATAGAAAGTATCTAGCAAGAGTAGAAGCTCAGCGTCGTAAGCAGTTTGCTTTGGTCGAGGGCTCGCCTCAGTTAGAAGGGGAGGTTTCGCCTCTCAAAGATGGCCTAGAAGCTAACGTTGAAGATGAACTGCATACTAGCCAGGCGGTGGGTAATAGCCTACTGGCATCGATGGGAAAACTTGGTCGTGACAATCTGTTTTTATTGTCCCAGTCTGAGTGTGAAGAGCATGAATTTTTCATTGATGTTGAGCGCGATAGCCTATTACATCAGCTTCAAGCCGATATTTTGGAGCTTGAGGAGCATCAAGATGATCACATGCTTGATTCGAGTGAACATAAGCAGAGTATTGCTGTTGGGGATCGTTCGTTAACGGTTCATGCTTGTCATAGCCCGATGCGTGAAGTGGAAGTGCTGCACGACCAGTTATTGGCGATGTTTGATAACGATCCCAACCTAAAACCACGCGACATTATCGTAATGGTAGCGGACATTAATGCCTACAGCCCTGCGATTCAAGCGGTGTTCGGTAATGCGCCGGGCGAGCGTTATATACCTTATTCGATCTCTGACCGTACTGCTGATCAAGAGAGCCCAATCTTAACTGCATTCATGCAGCTGGTGGCGCTGCCTAAGAGTCGTTGTCTTGCTTCAGAGCTGCTTGAACTACTTGAAATCCCAGCGATGATGGCGCGTTTTGATATCGACGAATATCAATTTGAGCAAGCTAAACAGTGGGTTGAAGAGGCGGGTATTCGCTGGGGTGTTGATGGCAGTACCGCAACAGAGTTTGATCTACCCGAGACTCAACAAAACACTTGGCTGTTCGGTATCCAGCGGATGCTGCTTGGCTATGCGATGTCAGAGTCAGCAGGATTATTTGAAACCGCCGACTCATCGATTGCCGCATACGATGAAGTGCAAGGCATGAGTGCAGAACTTGCGGGTAAGCTCGCGCACTTTATTGACCGTATTGCCTATTATCGACAGCGCCTCAATCAGTCACAATCGATTGAACGTTGGCGTGAGACTCTGCTTAACTTGATTGATGATTTCTTCAGCGTCGAGCTGGAAGGCGAAGTAGTATTGAAGTCGATTCGCGATGCTCTAGGGCAACTTAACGAACAGCTCGATGATGCTTTATATGAGCAAGATTTATCACCAAGCATCGTTTATCAGTATTTGAATAACAAACTCTCTGGGGCACGCATCAGCCAACGTTTTTTAGCTGGGCAAGTGAACTTCTGTACTCTGATGCCGATGCGTTCGATTCCTTTCAAAACGGTATGTCTGCTGGGGATGAATGATGGTGTGTATCCGCGCTCTATGCCACCAGAAGGCTTTGATTTAATGAATGGCCGTACTCGTCCGGGTGACCGTTCTCGCCGTGATGATGATCGTTATCTGTTCTTAGAGGCGATGTTATCGGCGCAAGAGAGTCTGTACATCAGTTATGTTGGTCGCTCTATTCAAGATAACACTGAGCGCGTCCCGTCAGTGCTGGTGTCTGAGCTGATCGAATACTGCGAGCAGAACTACTGTTTGCAGGGCGACGAAGCTCTGGGAAGCGACGAATCTGGGCGTAAGCTGAGTCAAGCGCAGATGTTTGAGCACACCATGACGCCATTCAGTCCGAGTGCTTTCATGCCGGACCAAGACAATTCACAGCTTAGCTACGCTAGAGAGTGGCTGCCTGCGGCAAATCGAGCAGGCGAGCGCAGTGGTGAATTTAACCGAGCGTTAGAAGATTATCTTGCCGGAGCAACTTACCCACTTGAGCTTGATCTGGTCGAGTTACAGCGTTTTTGGCGTTTACCTGTTCAATACTTCTTTAATCGCCGTTTAAAGGTGGTGTTTGAGCCGCCGTTACCAGTGATGGAAGACGACGAACCGTTTGTGTTGAATGGTCTAGAGAGCTATCAACTTAAAGACGCGCTATTACAAGTATTGATTGATAACCCTCAATCACCCGATGAAGCCATTCGTCACTTTGTCGCTAAACAGAAAGCTCAAGGTCGTTTGCCGGTTGGGGCATTTGGTGACATTGAGTTTGAGACCAATCGTGTGCAAGCCGAGGAGCTAGCCAAAGAGATCCAGTTCGTGACTGGTGCGCCTAAAGAAGATTTAGAGGTCAATATTACGATAGACAGCCTCGGCGAAGGAAAACCGGTCAAGTTGATAGGTTGGTTAACGCACAACTATCAATCGGGCCTAGTGCGTTATCGCAGTGGTAAAATTCGCGCGCAAGACTATCTGGCCGCTTGGATCGATCACTTGTGTTGCAATGTGATGGGCAACCCGCAAACAACGCATATTATCGGCTACGACAAAAAAGAGGGCGTGGTGCATCTTACGCTTAGCCCTCTGAGTGATGTTCAAACTGCAAAGCAGACTTTGGGTGAGCTCGTTCGTCTGTTCTATCAAGGTATGACCCAGCCGCTTCCATACTTTCCTAAAACGGCACTGGCAGGGGTTGAAGCAGGATTTAGTCGAGGCAAATGGGTTGATGATGAAGAGAAGTCTCTGAAGAAGATGGCGGATACCTTTAATGATAGTTACGCGTTTACGGGTGAAGGACGCGACAGCTACATCTCACGTATTTGGCCAAAGTGGGATGACACATTGGCGGCGGAAGCAAGGTTGTACTCTACTCTAGTGATGCAAGCAGCTCGTCTTGCAGCGATTGATCCCAATGATCAGGAGTAA
- the recB gene encoding exodeoxyribonuclease V subunit beta, translating to MTTTKRDLVITPQALNTMTFPLHGARLIEASAGTGKTFTIAGLYLRLLLGHGTSEIGVNGEEPSRHQQPLTVDQILVVTFTEAATAELRDRIRARIHDARIAFARGQSSDPVIAPLLEGIDDHTGAAKILLNAERQMNEAAVYTIHGFCQRMLTQNAFESGSRFDNEFVTDESHLKAQVVADYWRKQFYPLPLQLAGEVRNIWGSPSALLADVNRYLTGAPLKLTVEAMSGDLQSLHNSNLDKIRALKTQWLASQEDFLPIISGSDVNKRSYTKKSLPTWLEAVTTWAQSETHDYQYPDKLEKFSQSTLNEKTPKGTAPCHEVFEAIDTFLAQPADMKAPLLAHAITHCRTMLAAAKEQKQWLSFDDLLTQLSASIDVDEQSLLVERIRTLYPVAMIDEFQDTDPLQYSIFSRIYLDSPQCGLFMIGDPKQAIYGFRGADIFTYIKARNQVSAHYTLGTNWRSSADMVSAVNQVFSQSDSPFIYDEDIPFLPVASSPNADLRHWTLGDQVQPAMTFWLQEAEDKPLPKGEYHAAMAEATASQIQTILTASQDQQAFLDNGKSQKSIQAGDIAVLVRTGSEGRLVKTALAEQGIASVYLSNRDSVFVSLVAQDLQRLLQAVLTPENDRALRACLASELFALDAASLDQLNNDEVVWENAVNEFREYRKLWLQRGVLPMLRAVMSKRHLAERLLEEENGERALTDLMHIGELLQQARQELDSDYGLLRWLAEAIIDAQNGLGGSEDDIQRLESERNLVQIVTIHKSKGLEYDLVFLPFVASYREASEGKYYDHATDTTVLDITASDGALAQADKERLAEDLRLIYVALTRAVYGCFIGMAPLRKGRSTKEPTGVHLSAMGYLVQNGKECSIAELQQALASLESGNQSITLSETPTQHEQPFVAKSEPQPDLQAQELKASIDRAWRITSYSGLVKQGSHGASHDATMEVSGFDIDSADEQDEDELIEPERSIFTFPRGARPGTFLHTLFEEVEFTEPATSEHNTQVITHLLELEQYELEWLPVLQQLVDTVLNTALDGKKLKLSEKNASQRLVEMEFLLPIEVLASSELNRVIQYHDPLSAKAGDLGFHTVQGMLKGFIDLVFEHEGKYYVLDWKSNHLGDDVAVYHGDALKGAMADHRYDLQYQIYALALHRFLRSRIANYSYQKHFGGVYYLFLRGMDGQSQQGIFSAKPSEAMLNEMDQLIDGKVVDRQTAQSNDDQAGQMELI from the coding sequence ATGACTACCACAAAACGTGATCTCGTTATCACGCCACAAGCGCTTAATACCATGACGTTTCCTCTGCATGGGGCGCGATTGATTGAAGCTTCTGCAGGTACGGGTAAAACCTTCACGATAGCCGGCTTGTATCTGCGACTTTTGCTTGGTCACGGCACTTCTGAGATTGGTGTTAATGGTGAAGAGCCGAGTCGACACCAGCAACCGCTAACGGTCGATCAGATTTTGGTGGTGACCTTTACCGAAGCGGCAACAGCAGAACTTAGAGACCGTATTCGTGCACGTATCCACGATGCGCGCATTGCTTTTGCACGTGGTCAGAGTAGCGATCCTGTCATAGCCCCTCTACTTGAAGGCATTGACGACCATACTGGGGCTGCCAAAATCTTGCTGAATGCTGAAAGACAGATGAATGAAGCGGCGGTATACACCATTCACGGTTTCTGCCAACGCATGCTAACGCAAAATGCGTTTGAGTCGGGTAGTCGCTTTGACAATGAATTTGTGACCGACGAAAGTCATCTAAAAGCGCAAGTGGTGGCGGATTACTGGCGTAAACAGTTCTACCCATTACCGCTGCAGTTGGCTGGAGAAGTACGTAATATCTGGGGTTCACCTTCTGCTCTGTTAGCGGATGTAAACCGCTACCTAACAGGCGCGCCGTTAAAGCTAACAGTAGAGGCGATGTCTGGTGATCTGCAATCTCTTCACAACAGCAACCTTGATAAAATCAGAGCACTCAAAACACAATGGCTGGCATCGCAAGAGGACTTTCTGCCCATTATCTCGGGCTCAGATGTTAACAAACGCAGCTACACCAAAAAGTCACTGCCGACTTGGTTAGAGGCGGTAACGACTTGGGCGCAAAGTGAGACACATGATTATCAGTACCCAGATAAACTCGAAAAGTTTTCTCAATCAACGCTCAACGAGAAAACACCGAAAGGCACGGCTCCTTGTCATGAGGTTTTTGAGGCGATTGATACCTTCTTAGCACAGCCTGCGGATATGAAAGCGCCGCTACTGGCACATGCAATTACCCATTGTCGAACCATGCTTGCCGCGGCTAAAGAGCAGAAGCAGTGGCTCTCATTTGACGATCTACTGACCCAGCTCTCAGCGTCGATTGATGTCGATGAACAGTCACTGTTGGTCGAACGCATTCGTACTCTTTATCCAGTCGCGATGATCGATGAATTCCAAGATACCGATCCGCTGCAGTACAGCATCTTCAGTCGTATTTATCTGGATAGCCCACAATGTGGCTTGTTTATGATTGGTGACCCGAAGCAGGCAATTTACGGCTTCCGTGGCGCAGACATTTTTACCTATATCAAAGCGCGTAACCAAGTGAGTGCCCACTACACTCTTGGTACTAACTGGCGTTCAAGTGCAGACATGGTGAGCGCGGTAAATCAGGTGTTTAGCCAATCTGACAGTCCGTTTATCTATGACGAAGATATTCCATTTCTTCCAGTCGCTTCGAGTCCCAATGCCGATTTGCGTCACTGGACACTTGGCGACCAGGTTCAACCTGCGATGACATTTTGGTTGCAAGAGGCGGAAGATAAGCCCTTACCTAAAGGGGAATATCACGCAGCGATGGCAGAAGCGACGGCGAGCCAAATTCAAACAATATTGACCGCTTCTCAAGACCAGCAAGCGTTTCTTGATAACGGCAAAAGCCAAAAATCGATTCAAGCGGGTGATATAGCCGTCTTGGTGCGAACCGGTAGTGAAGGGCGTTTAGTTAAGACGGCGCTTGCAGAGCAAGGCATCGCCAGTGTTTACCTCTCTAACCGAGACAGTGTATTTGTCAGTCTTGTTGCTCAAGATCTTCAACGTTTGTTGCAAGCGGTACTAACCCCAGAAAATGACCGAGCTCTTCGTGCTTGTCTGGCTTCTGAGTTGTTTGCCCTTGATGCAGCATCATTAGACCAACTGAACAATGATGAGGTTGTTTGGGAAAATGCGGTTAATGAATTTCGTGAGTACCGAAAGCTGTGGCTACAGCGCGGTGTGCTACCGATGTTACGCGCGGTGATGAGTAAGCGCCACCTAGCTGAGCGATTGTTGGAAGAAGAGAACGGGGAGCGTGCACTGACGGATTTAATGCACATCGGCGAATTGCTCCAGCAAGCGAGACAAGAGCTAGACAGTGACTATGGACTGTTGCGCTGGCTTGCGGAAGCGATCATCGATGCGCAGAATGGTTTGGGTGGCAGTGAAGATGACATTCAGCGTCTAGAGTCAGAAAGAAACTTGGTGCAAATCGTGACTATCCATAAATCCAAAGGCTTGGAATATGACTTAGTGTTCTTACCGTTTGTAGCAAGCTACCGTGAAGCGAGCGAAGGTAAATATTACGACCACGCTACAGACACTACTGTGCTTGATATCACAGCCAGTGATGGCGCGTTAGCGCAAGCCGACAAAGAGCGCTTAGCGGAAGACTTACGTCTGATCTATGTAGCGCTAACCCGTGCTGTTTACGGCTGCTTTATTGGTATGGCACCACTGCGCAAGGGGCGTTCAACCAAAGAGCCGACGGGTGTGCATTTGAGCGCGATGGGCTATCTGGTTCAAAATGGGAAAGAGTGCAGCATTGCTGAACTACAGCAAGCTTTGGCGAGTTTAGAGAGTGGCAATCAAAGTATTACATTGAGCGAGACGCCTACGCAGCATGAGCAGCCTTTTGTAGCTAAATCAGAACCACAACCTGATCTCCAAGCTCAAGAGTTGAAGGCGTCGATTGACCGTGCGTGGCGTATCACCAGTTACTCTGGGTTAGTCAAGCAAGGCAGTCATGGCGCAAGTCATGATGCGACGATGGAGGTATCGGGCTTTGATATTGACTCTGCCGATGAGCAGGATGAAGACGAGCTGATTGAGCCAGAGCGTTCTATCTTTACTTTCCCTCGAGGAGCAAGACCGGGTACGTTTTTGCATACCCTGTTTGAAGAGGTCGAGTTTACCGAGCCTGCGACCAGCGAGCACAATACTCAAGTGATCACTCACTTACTGGAACTTGAACAGTATGAGCTTGAGTGGTTACCGGTTCTTCAACAATTGGTTGATACCGTGCTCAACACCGCTTTAGATGGTAAAAAGCTTAAGTTAAGCGAGAAAAATGCTTCTCAGCGACTTGTTGAGATGGAGTTTTTATTGCCCATTGAGGTGTTAGCATCCTCAGAACTCAACCGTGTTATTCAGTATCATGATCCTCTTTCGGCGAAAGCTGGCGACCTCGGTTTTCACACTGTGCAAGGCATGTTGAAGGGCTTTATTGATTTGGTGTTTGAACATGAAGGCAAATACTACGTGCTTGACTGGAAATCAAATCACTTAGGTGATGATGTGGCGGTTTATCATGGCGACGCCCTTAAGGGTGCCATGGCCGATCACCGATATGATTTGCAGTATCAAATTTACGCCTTAGCTCTGCACCGCTTCCTGCGCAGTCGAATTGCTAATTACAGCTACCAAAAGCATTTTGGCGGTGTTTATTATCTGTTTTTACGTGGTATGGATGGACAATCTCAGCAAGGAATATTTTCCGCTAAACCAAGTGAAGCCATGCTCAATGAAATGGATCAATTGATTGACGGCAAGGTCGTCGATCGCCAAACAGCCCAATCGAATGATGACCAAGCTGGACAGATGGAGCTTATATAA
- the recD gene encoding exodeoxyribonuclease V subunit alpha gives MTPIDLHQAPLMDVLKVLADKGTIRQLDYQFARFITQQASGYSQEADTAQQLGFLAGVVSHELGKGHICMQLTVSDHYQSNTPADLAQLLGLYGEAAQQLNQRLLNIDWSAILSNSSLVGTTAACVKPLMFDGQRVYLQRYWNYEVVLAEALNRLSHPVEFNLEQKRALTQTLNQLFARSYHFLFNALAKADANGHSTQVLRQQLVCDHLDIVSESELNWSEIDRVVADARQVSDLSVLDELVPLSVCLNWQKVAAAVALSRRFAVISGGPGTGKTTTVAKLLSAMVEQSLNLGKAPTIKLVAPTGKAAARLTESIGKAIDQLPVEPVVKENIPTESSTLHRLLGAIPNRAEFRHHRRNPLHLDILVVDEASMVDLSMMYKLVDALPSHARLILLGDKDQLASVEAGAVLGDICDFNAHGYSASQGSLIAELTGFNALSSHNVRHNNISSAPAVADSLCMLQKSYRFDARSGIGQLAKAINAGSAAQVDLVLNKGFADIEHHSLSSDSYNLMLRTLVNEYGSYLNCIHQPLAEGEKQEGRAKQALDLFSQCRLLCAVRDGDFGVSGLNHRIERALAARRLIQPHNEELWYHGRPVMITRNDHGLGLYNGDIGLCMLDSTITEDGSSPRLKVYFELPDGSVKAVLPSRVPEHETAYAMTIHKSQGSEFDLTLMILPPEFSPILTRELIYTGVTRAKSRLMMFSDNSVFKRSIKVKTQRVSGLAVRLGGGER, from the coding sequence ATGACACCCATTGATTTACACCAAGCGCCGTTAATGGATGTACTAAAGGTTTTGGCTGATAAGGGGACAATTCGCCAGCTCGATTATCAATTTGCTCGCTTTATCACCCAGCAAGCGAGTGGTTACTCACAAGAGGCCGATACTGCTCAGCAGCTTGGCTTTCTTGCGGGTGTGGTTAGCCATGAGCTGGGAAAAGGTCATATCTGTATGCAACTGACAGTGAGTGATCACTATCAGTCAAATACACCCGCTGACTTAGCGCAGTTGCTTGGGCTATATGGCGAAGCTGCACAGCAGCTCAATCAACGTCTATTGAATATCGATTGGTCTGCTATTTTGAGTAACTCAAGTCTGGTTGGCACCACTGCTGCCTGTGTTAAGCCACTCATGTTTGACGGGCAGCGTGTCTATCTACAGCGCTATTGGAATTATGAGGTGGTGCTTGCTGAGGCTTTAAATCGCTTGAGTCATCCGGTGGAATTTAATCTAGAGCAGAAGCGAGCACTGACACAAACGCTTAATCAACTATTTGCTCGGAGCTATCACTTTCTTTTTAATGCTTTGGCTAAGGCTGACGCGAATGGTCACAGTACGCAAGTGCTTCGCCAGCAGTTGGTTTGCGATCACTTAGATATTGTCTCTGAATCTGAACTCAATTGGAGCGAGATTGATAGAGTGGTAGCGGATGCACGTCAGGTTTCTGACCTGAGTGTGTTGGATGAGTTGGTGCCTTTGTCGGTATGCCTCAATTGGCAAAAAGTTGCGGCAGCGGTAGCACTCAGCCGACGCTTTGCTGTGATATCAGGTGGTCCTGGTACAGGTAAAACCACCACAGTGGCGAAACTGTTATCTGCAATGGTCGAACAGTCATTGAACTTGGGCAAAGCGCCGACCATTAAATTGGTTGCGCCGACAGGTAAAGCGGCAGCGCGTTTGACCGAGTCAATTGGTAAAGCGATCGATCAACTTCCAGTTGAACCTGTAGTGAAAGAGAACATCCCCACGGAGTCGAGCACCTTGCACCGCTTACTTGGTGCTATTCCAAATCGTGCTGAGTTTAGACATCATCGTCGAAATCCACTGCATCTGGATATACTGGTTGTCGATGAAGCTTCGATGGTTGATCTCTCTATGATGTATAAGCTGGTGGACGCACTTCCTTCTCATGCGCGTTTGATTCTTCTGGGAGATAAAGACCAACTAGCCTCGGTTGAAGCCGGCGCTGTATTGGGCGATATTTGTGATTTCAATGCTCACGGCTACAGCGCATCTCAAGGGAGCTTGATTGCTGAACTGACGGGTTTTAACGCTTTGTCTAGCCACAACGTAAGACACAACAACATCAGTTCGGCTCCAGCCGTCGCTGATAGCTTGTGTATGCTGCAAAAGAGTTATCGCTTTGATGCGCGTTCCGGTATCGGTCAACTGGCTAAGGCAATTAATGCTGGGTCAGCCGCGCAAGTTGACTTGGTATTGAATAAAGGTTTTGCCGATATCGAGCACCACTCTCTTTCCAGTGACAGTTATAACTTGATGCTACGTACTTTGGTCAATGAGTACGGCAGTTACTTAAATTGTATTCACCAACCGTTAGCTGAAGGCGAGAAACAGGAGGGGCGCGCTAAACAAGCCCTGGATCTTTTCAGTCAGTGTCGACTTCTTTGTGCGGTACGAGATGGTGATTTTGGTGTTTCAGGATTAAACCACCGTATTGAGCGAGCTCTAGCGGCGAGGCGTTTGATTCAACCTCACAATGAAGAGCTCTGGTATCACGGTCGCCCAGTGATGATAACGCGTAATGATCATGGTCTTGGTTTGTACAATGGTGATATTGGTTTGTGTATGCTGGATTCCACTATTACCGAAGATGGTTCATCGCCAAGACTTAAGGTTTATTTTGAGCTGCCTGATGGCAGTGTTAAGGCGGTGCTGCCTAGTCGAGTGCCTGAGCATGAAACGGCTTATGCGATGACGATTCACAAATCTCAAGGTAGTGAGTTTGATTTGACCTTAATGATTCTGCCACCGGAGTTCAGCCCGATTTTGACGCGTGAACTTATCTATACAGGCGTGACGCGTGCCAAATCTCGCTTGATGATGTTTAGCGATAACTCAGTATTTAAGCGAAGTATTAAGGTGAAAACTCAACGTGTGAGTGGCTTGGCGGTTCGTTTGGGAGGCGGTGAACGCTAA
- the argA gene encoding amino-acid N-acetyltransferase — MKLRSTALVKGFRQSTPYVNAHRGKTMVIMLGGEAVADRNFGNIINDIALLHSLGVKIVLVHGARPQINELLSKQDCYTPYHKNIRVTDEHALGVAMQAAGQLQLAITARLSMSLNNTPMAGTQLNVMSGNFVTAQPLGVDDGTDYCHSGKIRRIDIEGINRTLAQGSIVLLGPIASSVTGESFNLLSEEVATQVAIRLKADKLIGFCSEQGVIDTDGNVLAELFPKDAKQILDRLTESQDPTLNMGSGTQRFLKGAIAACHAGVPRCHLISYKLDGALIQELFSFDGIGTQVVMASAEQVRQAQIDDIGGIFDLIRPLEEQGILVRRSREQLEQEIHRFTIIEKDGLIIGCAALYTYPEDHMAEMACVAIHPDYRDGNRGQLLLNYMRHQSKSQNIDQIFVLTTHSLHWFREQGFYEIGVDELPMEKQSLYNYQRKSKILALNV, encoded by the coding sequence GTGAAATTAAGAAGCACCGCCTTAGTTAAAGGCTTCAGACAATCAACCCCCTACGTCAATGCACACCGTGGAAAAACTATGGTTATTATGCTGGGAGGCGAAGCGGTGGCCGATCGCAACTTCGGTAACATCATTAATGATATTGCACTCCTTCATAGTCTAGGTGTAAAAATTGTTCTGGTTCATGGAGCTCGTCCGCAAATCAACGAGCTGCTATCCAAGCAAGATTGCTATACCCCTTACCACAAGAATATCCGAGTTACTGATGAGCATGCATTAGGCGTAGCTATGCAAGCGGCTGGACAATTACAACTTGCGATCACCGCACGCTTATCAATGAGCTTAAACAATACCCCAATGGCCGGCACGCAGCTCAATGTCATGAGTGGGAACTTCGTCACCGCACAACCGCTTGGGGTCGATGATGGGACTGACTACTGTCATAGCGGAAAAATCCGCCGTATTGATATCGAGGGTATCAACCGTACTCTAGCTCAAGGATCGATTGTGCTACTGGGCCCTATTGCAAGCTCCGTAACAGGGGAGAGCTTTAATCTTCTTTCCGAAGAGGTCGCTACCCAAGTCGCGATTCGCCTCAAGGCCGATAAACTGATTGGTTTCTGTTCTGAACAAGGGGTTATCGACACCGATGGTAATGTACTTGCAGAGCTATTTCCAAAAGACGCTAAGCAGATACTTGATCGTCTCACAGAGTCGCAAGATCCAACCCTCAATATGGGTAGCGGCACTCAACGTTTTTTAAAAGGCGCGATTGCAGCTTGCCACGCTGGTGTACCACGCTGTCACTTAATCAGCTATAAACTCGATGGCGCGCTAATTCAAGAACTGTTCTCGTTTGATGGTATCGGTACTCAAGTGGTTATGGCGAGTGCCGAACAAGTAAGGCAAGCTCAAATCGATGATATCGGTGGTATCTTCGATCTCATTCGTCCTCTTGAAGAGCAAGGTATTTTGGTTCGTCGCTCTCGTGAACAACTCGAGCAGGAGATTCACCGTTTCACCATCATAGAGAAGGATGGACTGATCATAGGTTGCGCCGCACTTTACACTTACCCTGAAGATCATATGGCGGAAATGGCGTGTGTTGCTATTCATCCAGACTACCGAGATGGCAACCGTGGGCAACTGCTGCTCAATTACATGAGGCACCAATCTAAATCCCAAAATATTGATCAGATTTTCGTACTGACCACCCACAGCCTTCACTGGTTTAGGGAGCAAGGTTTTTATGAAATTGGAGTCGATGAACTGCCAATGGAAAAACAAAGCCTGTACAACTATCAACGCAAATCGAAAATACTGGCGTTGAACGTCTAA